Below is a window of Escherichia coli DSM 30083 = JCM 1649 = ATCC 11775 DNA.
TGCAACAACTGCGTAAAATGATCCTTAATGTCGCAGATACCGGTGCCGATGTCCTTATTTATGGTGAAACAGGTTGTGGTAAAGAAGTCGTCGCCAGAATGCTGCATCACTGGAGTACCCGCCGTCAGGGGCAGTTTGTTGCCTTAAACTGTGCAGGCTTACCAGAAACGTTGTTTGAAAGCGAAATATTTGGTCATGAGGCGGGCGCATTTACCGGTGCGGTTAAAAAGCGTATTGGAAAAATTGAACATGCAAATGGTGGTACGTTATTTCTCGATGAAATAGAGGGAATGCCATCAGGAATGCAGGTAAAACTGCTACGTGTATTGCAGGAAAGAACCATTGAACGATTAGGTGCCAATCAATTAATTCCGGTGAATTGCCGTGTTATTGCAGCGACCAAGGAAGATTTACTGCGTCGCAGCGAAGAACATCTGTTTCGTCTCGATCTCTATTATCGTCTGAATGTGGTTAGCTTGAATATTCCACCTCTACGCCAGCGACGAGAAGATATCCCTGAACTGTTTTACTGGTTCGCCAGTCAGGCGGCACAAAAATATAATCGTCCTCTGCCTGATATTTCTCCCATGTTACTGGCCTGGTTGCAATCACAAAGTTGGCCTGGCAATGTACGTGAACTTAAACACAATGCAGAGCGTTTTGTTCTCGGTTTACTGACCCACCACCAGCCAGTGCCAATGACTCAGCAAGAAGAGAGTGGCCTTACCGCCTGCATTGATGCTTTCGAGAAAAAGTTAATCGAAGATATGCTGCGACAAACGGAAGGCCAAGTCAGTTTGACAGCGCGGCTATTACAGCTGCCGCGCAAGACTTTATATGACAAACTCAACAAACATCAGATTCAACCGCAAGTTTATCGACCAGAATCATCCAGCTAATGCTGATTCCTGAGGATGTAACCCCAAATCGATACCTTTGCGGGCGTAATGTTCAACTATCCAGGACCAGAATGATACCGGGATCGTAATCATCTTCGCATTGCGTTCCCGGTTGGCAGCTTCTGGCATACCGGGGTAAATCACCGGATTGCCGCCAGGTTGAGGCTGCGTAGCTAACAGATAATCCGCAAAGAACTGCCCTTTCTCCCCTGCCAGATCGGTGAATTGATCAGGATCGATAATCAACGCAAAAAGATGATTATGCGCAGATCCATCCGTCTGATGATCTTCGGCGATCGTGTCACCACCAGATAAGATCCCCGCCATCATTTCAATCATCAGTGCCAGGCCAAATCCTTTATGCTCACCAAATGGCAGTAACGCCCCTGGAGGATTGCTGAATAACACCCCAGGATCATTGCTTGGATTCCCCTGTGCATCGATCAATTGTCCCGGCGCGGCCTGCTTCCCGGTGGACGACATTACCCGTGCTTTATTTAGCGCCATGCTACTGGTGGCAAAATCAACCAGAATCGGCGGACGCCCATCACTGAACGGCCAGGCAAAGCAGAAAGGGTTAGTGGTCATACGCGGTTCCGCACCGCCCCACGGGGCGACCAGTGCCGGACGCCCGGTGACGTTACTCATGGCCAGCATCGCCAGGCCTTGATCAGCAACCATTTGCCCGTAATGCCCCATACGCCCTAAATGATGCGCATGGCACAACGTTAACAGGCAAAAACCGCGGTGTTTTGCTTGTTCGATGGCAGCATTTACCGCCACTTTTCCGGCGTGTTGACCAAAGCCATTGTGGGCATGAAAACGTTGTAAATTACCTTCACTTGT
It encodes the following:
- a CDS encoding sigma-54-dependent transcriptional regulator, whose translation is MNNKSSEITIVYIEDSDDVRFACEQTLTLAGYRVISCCDAEHSIPLIQSQANIIILTDVRLPGISGLELLSYINEMDSKIPVILITGHGDVEMAVDAMRNGAFDFIEKPSSSDKLLSIIARAVEKRRLVLENQQLLANLQQENGPVLIGRSPQMQQLRKMILNVADTGADVLIYGETGCGKEVVARMLHHWSTRRQGQFVALNCAGLPETLFESEIFGHEAGAFTGAVKKRIGKIEHANGGTLFLDEIEGMPSGMQVKLLRVLQERTIERLGANQLIPVNCRVIAATKEDLLRRSEEHLFRLDLYYRLNVVSLNIPPLRQRREDIPELFYWFASQAAQKYNRPLPDISPMLLAWLQSQSWPGNVRELKHNAERFVLGLLTHHQPVPMTQQEESGLTACIDAFEKKLIEDMLRQTEGQVSLTARLLQLPRKTLYDKLNKHQIQPQVYRPESSS
- a CDS encoding Ldh family oxidoreductase; this encodes MSLQIAVEKVRWLAAGLLELNGCDADIAQDVAEHMIEAERYGFASHGVTLLPKYLENIARGDVTANARPECLTSEGNLQRFHAHNGFGQHAGKVAVNAAIEQAKHRGFCLLTLCHAHHLGRMGHYGQMVADQGLAMLAMSNVTGRPALVAPWGGAEPRMTTNPFCFAWPFSDGRPPILVDFATSSMALNKARVMSSTGKQAAPGQLIDAQGNPSNDPGVLFSNPPGALLPFGEHKGFGLALMIEMMAGILSGGDTIAEDHQTDGSAHNHLFALIIDPDQFTDLAGEKGQFFADYLLATQPQPGGNPVIYPGMPEAANRERNAKMITIPVSFWSWIVEHYARKGIDLGLHPQESALAG